The Candidatus Poribacteria bacterium genome window below encodes:
- a CDS encoding transcriptional repressor, translating into MEQTIRAFITFLKRKGYRITEQRIAVLKEVLSIEGHFEAKDLCERFEDRSDVSRATIYRTLKLLLESGLIRETVSDEKHPHYEKTMGGFHGHLICLNCGRIVEFPESGVMDLQREISERYGFELKFGKFEIFGICHRCREDGR; encoded by the coding sequence ATGGAGCAGACGATCCGGGCGTTTATAACCTTTTTGAAACGGAAAGGGTATAGGATCACCGAACAGAGGATCGCCGTTTTGAAGGAGGTCCTGTCGATAGAGGGCCATTTCGAGGCGAAGGATCTGTGCGAGAGGTTCGAGGATCGATCCGATGTCTCCAGGGCTACCATTTACAGGACGTTAAAGCTTCTGCTTGAAAGCGGACTGATAAGGGAGACGGTCAGCGATGAGAAGCATCCTCATTATGAGAAAACCATGGGAGGATTTCATGGCCATCTGATATGCTTAAATTGCGGGAGGATTGTCGAGTTTCCCGAATCAGGGGTGATGGATCTGCAGAGGGAGATAAGCGAAAGATACGGTTTCGAGCTGAAGTTCGGAAAGTTCGAGATCTTCGGCATATGCCACCGCTGCAGGGAGGATGGGAGATGA